In Thiomonas arsenitoxydans, the genomic stretch CATGCAAACCAGCGCGCGCAATCATCTTCAAGGCAAGGTTCATGCAGTGCACGACGGTGCAGTCAACACCGAAGTCGTGCTCGACCTCGGCGAGGGCCAGCACCTCGTGGCCATCGTCACCAAAGACAGCGCCCATCGTCTGGGCCTTGCCGCGGGCAAATCGGCCTGGGCGCTTGTCAAGGCCTCGTGGCCCATTCTGGTCGAGGGCGCCGCCCCGGCCACCTCGGCGCGCAACACCCTGTGCGGCACGATCAAGGCCGTCACCACCGGCGCGGTGAACACCGAAGTGGTGCTGGGCCTCAAGGGCGGCGCCGAACTGGTGGTGATGATCACCACCGGCAGCGAAAAAACACTCGGCCTGAAGGTGGGCGACGCCGCATGCGCGCTCATCAAGGCCACCCATGTCATCCTCGGGGTGGACTAAACGTCCCATCTCGCTTGGCGACCCGCAACCGAGTGTTGCGGGTCGCATTTTCTTGATCTTCTTGTAACCAAACCAAACGGAGTGTGATGATGGGTATGACTCAATTCCTGCGGGCCATCAGTGGTGCGCTGCTCTTTACTTTGGCGCTGGGCGTGGCGCATGCAGAGAAGGTCACGATTGTCGCCGCATCCGATTTGAAGTTCGCCATGGGCGACATCGTGCAGGCGTTCGAGAAAGCCCATCCAAACGACAAGATCGAGGTGATCTACGGCTCTTCGGGCAAGTTCTTTTCCCAGATCAAGCAAGGCGCGCCCTACGATCTTTTCTTCTCGGCAGACATCAAATATCCGCAAGAGCTGGAAAAGTCGGGTCTGGCCGCGGGCAAGGTCGTGCCCTATGCCTTTGGCCGCATCGTGCTGTGGAGCGCCACGATGGACGCCAGCAAAATGACCCTGCAGAGCTTGACCAACCCTGACATTCAGCACATCGCCATCGCCAATCCCAAGCACGCCCCCTACGGCAAGCGGGCCGAAGAAGCGCTGAAAGCGGCCAAGGTTTGGGACAAGGTCGAGCCCAAACTGGTGTTCGGCGAAAACATTTCACACACGGCGCAGTTGGTCGAAACCGGCAATGCGCAGGTGGGCATCATCGCGCTTTCGCTCGCGCTCAACCCGCAGCTCTCCAGCAAGGGCAAATACTGGTTGATTCCCGACAATCTGCACGAACCGCTGGAACAGGCCTACGTCCTCACCAAGCGCGGTGAAAGCAACCCTGTCGCCAAAGCGTTTGCCGCGTACATGAACAGTCCCGAGACGAGCAGCGTGATGAAACGCTACGGTTTTGTGCTGCCGGACCAGGCCAAGTAAGCGATGAGCTTGTTGTTGACCGCCGAAGATTGGCAAACCATCGGCCTGACGGCCAAGCTCGCGCTGACCGTCACCGCCTGCCTTTACATCATCGGCACGCCGATCGCCTGGTGGCTGGGCCGCACGCGCTCGCGGCTCAAGGGGGTGATTGGCGCGGTGGTCGCGTTGCCGCTGGTGTTGCCTCCTTCGGTGCTGGGCTTTTATCTGCTACTGGCCATGGGGCCGTTTGGCTTCATCGGCCGCTTCACCAGTTGGCTGGGCGTGCATCCGCTGCCGTTCACCTTTTGGGGGCTGGTGGTCGCGTCGGTGTTTTATTCGATGCCGTTCATGGTGCAGCCGCTGCAAAACGCCTTCGAGGCGATCGGCGACAAGCCGCTGGAGGCTGCGGCCACACTGCGCGCCTCGCCGTGGGATGCGTTTTTTACCGTAGCCTTGCCGATGGCATTGCCCGGAATTCTCACCAGCGGCATTCTCACCTTCGCTCACACCGTGGGTGAATTCGGTGTGGTGCTCATGGTGGGCGGCAATCTGCCGGGAGAAACGCGCGTTGCTTCGGTGCAAATCTACGATCACGTCGAGGCCTTGGAATACGCCGGTGCGCACCGGCTATCTGCGGTCATGCTGGCGTTTTCCTTCCTGGTGCTGCTGTTGCTTTATGGATGGCGTCCGAATCCGAAAAAAGCGTGAACATGGCGGCGGATACGATCGACATTGACCTGACGCTGCGTTGGCCCGAGTTCACGCTGCAAGTCGCGCAAAGTCTGCCCGGACGCGGGGTCACCGCGCTGTTTGGTCACTCCGGCTCGGGCAAGACCACCTTGCTGCGCTGCGTTGCCGGACTCGAGCGGCCGCGCGGCAAGCTGCATTTCAAGGGGCAGGCCTGGCAGGACGAACGCCGCTTCCTGCCGCCGCACCAGCGGCCGCTCGGATATGTGTTCCAGGACGCCAATCTGTTTGCGCACCTGTCGGTGCTGGGCAATCTGCGCTACGGCATGAAGCGAGCCGGGCGGGGCGATGCCGACATCGACCCGATCATCGACTTGCTCGGCATCGGGCATTTGCTGCCGCGGCGGCCCGCCTTGCTCTCGGGCGGTGAACGTCAGCGCGTGGGCATCGCCCGGGCGCTGGCGCTGCAGCCGCAACTGTTGTTGATGGACGAGCCGCTGGCGGCGCTCGACCTCAAGCGTAAGCTCGAAATCCTGCCGTATCTGGAGCGGCTGCACAACGAGCTCGACATTCCCATGCTCTACGTCACCCATGCGCCGGCCGAGGTGCTGCGGCTGGCCGACCATGTGGTCATGCTCGGCGGCGGGCAGGTGCAGGCCAGCCTGCCGCTGCGTGAGGCGGTGGCGCTGCCCGGCTCGCCGCTGTTCGCCGGACAAAGCCATGTCGCCGTGCTGTTGGGCCGTGCGGGGGCTGCGGAGCAGGGCTTGCGCGCGTTCGAAGTCGCCGGCCAAACCTTGCGCGTGCCGGAAGACGCCTGCAGCGGCTGCGAGCCAGGGCGGGTCATGCGGTTGCAGGTCAGCGCGCGCGATGTCAGCGTGTCGCTGCTGCAGTTGCCCGAAGTGTCGATCAACAACCAGTTGCAGGTGCGTGTGGTCGAAATCGCTGATGCCGCGCACCCGGTCAACGTCCTGGTCAGGCTCGAACTCGGCGACGGTCAAATTCTGTTTGCCGAAATCACCCGGGCTTCGCGCGAGCGCCTGGAGTTGCGCCCGGGTCTGTTGGTGTGGGCGTTGGTCAAGGCGGTCGCGCTTGCTGGCGACATGATGCAATGACGGAAAACCATCCGATCGTCGGCGCGGCCCGCTCAGCCCCCTGCCCTACGGCCTGTGCCGTCCGTGGCTTTTTCACCGCGCTGGCCATCGGGCTGCTCGGCGGCCTGGTCGGCCTGGGCGGGGCGGAGTTTCGTCTGCCGGTGCTGGTCGGGCTGTTCGATCTGGCGACGCTGCAGGCGGTGATCGCCAACAAGGCGCTGTCGCTGCTGGTGGTGGGCGTGGCGATCGTCGCCCGGCTGCACGCCGTGCCGCTGGCGGTTTTGCTGCCGCATTGGCCCGTGGTGCTCAACCTGTTGGCGGGCAGTCTGCTCGGCGCTTGGTGGGCCGCGGGCTGGGCGATGCGCCTGCCGCGCAAGACGCTCGATGGCGTGTTGCTGGTTCTGCTCATTCTGTTGGCCTGCACCATGGCGGCCGAGCAGGTGTTCGGCCTGCGCGCCCTGCCCAATCTCGCACAGATTCTGTCGCCCTGGGGGCATGCAGCGCTGGGCATCGCCGCCGGGTTGGTGATCGGCCTATTCGCCGCGGTGATGGGCGTGGCCGGGGGCGAGCTGCTGATTCCGACCATCGTGCTGCTGTGGGGGCTGGACCTCAAGCTCGCGGGCAGCCTGTCGCTGCTGGTGTCGCTGCCGACCATGATCGTGGGATTTGCCCGCTACCGCGAAAGCGCGGCGTTCGCCGTGCTGCGCACCCATCGCGCGCTGCTGCTGAGCATGGCCGCAGGTTCATTGCTCGGCGCGCTGCTGGGCGGGCTGCTGCTGGGCGTCGTGCCCACCGACGGCCTCGGTCTGCTGCTGGCGCTGATTCTGGCGGTCTCGGCGTGGAAAGTGTTTCGCCACCGGCGTTCCTCCTGAACACCATAAGGAAAGTTTGTCATGCAAATCGTTTTGCTCACCCGTCGCCGCCTCGCTCTCGGCGGTTTGATGGCGCTGCTGCCCGCGGCGCGCGCACTGGCTGCCGATCCCGCCGGGCTGCTGCTCATGGCTGGCGCCGGTTACAAGCGCCCGGTCGAGGCGCTGTGCGCCGACTTCACCCGCGACACCGGCATTGCGGTGGAGCGCAGCTATGGCAATCTGCAGCAAATCTTTGCCCAGGCTCGCGCCAGCGGGCGGGTGGATGTGCTGATCGGCGACGCCGATTTCATCGACCACGCCAAAGACCTCAACCTGCCGCAGCGCCAGATACTCGGCCAGGGCAAGCTGGTGCTGGCGTGGCGGCGCAAGCTGCTGGGACGCCGCAGCCCCGACCCGATCATCGACCCGGTGCGCGACCTGCCCGAGATGCAGTCCATCACCCTGCCCAACCCGCAGCAAGCGATTTACGGCCGAGCCGCCGAGCAATGGCTCAAGGCCAAGGGCCTGTGGGCGCCGCTGCAGGACAAGCTCAAAATCGTGCAGACCGTGCCGCAGGTCAGCGCCTACCTCACCTCGGGGCAGATCGACGCCGGTTTTCTCAACCTCACCGAGGTACTGGCGGTCAAGGGGCAGCTCGGCGGCTACCTCGAACTCCAGCCGGGGGCGGATAGCTATGCGCCCATCGACATCGTCGCCGCATTCCCCGAGCAGACGGTACAGCCCGAAACCGCGGCCAGCCGCGCCCGCTTTGCGCAGTTCTTGCAAAGCGCGCAGGCGCAGGAGATTTTGCGCCGCGCCGGGCTGTGAGCCTTGCCGCATGTCCGTCCTCACCCCGGATGCGGTCAAGGCGCTGTGGCTGAGCGTGCAAATCGCCCTGCTGGCGCTGCCCGCTTACGCCGCGGCCGCCGTGCTGTTGGGTTACGCACTGCAATTCGGCCTGCGCCGACCGGCTTGGTTGGACGCGCTGATCACCATCCCGCTGGTGTTTCCGCCGGTGGTCATCGGCTTTGCCCTGCTGTGGCTGCTGGGGCGCGAGAGCCTGCTCGGGCGCGCGCTGCAGCTCGTCGGCGTGAATTTTGTGTTCACCTTTCCGGGGCTGCTGCTGGCGGCTTTCATCGCCGGGCTGCCGCTGGCAGTCAAGACCCTGCAGACCGCGCTGCAGACGCATCCCCGCGTGTGGCACGAGGTGGCGCTCACCCTGGGGCGCGGGCCGGTCAATGTGTACCTCACCATGCACCTGCCGATTGCCCTGCCCGCCTTGCTCGGCGGGCTGCTGCTGGCGCTGGCGCGCGGCATGGGCGAGGTGGGGATTTCGCTCATGCTCGGCGGCAACATCCTCGGCCGCACCGAAACCCTGTCGCTGGCGATTTTCAACACCGTGACCACGGGCGACTACGCCCAGGCGGCCTGGCTCAGCGCCTTGCTGGGCGGGTTCAGCCTGGTGCTGTTCGTTGCCGTGCGTCTGCTGCAAAACAAGGAGCTTGCCAAACATGATGTACTTCACCCAGGCTGACATCGATCAGCTCATTCTCGAAGACCTGCCGCTGCACGACGAAACCACGCGGGCGCTGGCGCTGCCCGACGTGCCCGGCAGCCTCACCTACTGCGCACGCCAGCCCGGCGTGCTCGCGGGCCTGGCGCCGCTGCTGCGCCTGGCGCAATCGCTGGGTTTGCGCCCCGAGCCGCTCGCGACCGATGGCGACACTACCGCGCCGGGGCAGGCGGTGCTGCGGCTGCACGGCAACGCGCACGCGCTGCACATGGCCTGGAAACAGGGCATGAACCTGATCGAATACCTGAGCGGCATCGCCAGCGCCACGCGGCAGATGGTCGATGCCGCGCGCGCGGGCAATCCACGCATTCAGGTCGCGGGCACGCGCAAGGCGCATCCCGGAGCGCGCAAGCTGCAGCACTACGCCGTGCTGTGCGGCGGCGGCATGGTGCACCGCGCCGGGCTGTCGGAAACCATTCTGGTGTTCGCCCAGCACCGCGCCTTTCTGCCTGATCTGGATGCGGCGCAACTGGTGGCGCGCGCCAAGGCGCACAGCCCGGAGAAATTCGTGCTCATCGAGGCCGAAAGCGCTGATGACGCACTGGTCGCCGCCCGCGCCGGGGCGGACGGCGTGCAGCTCGACAAAATGTCGCCCGCGCAACTGACCGCGCTCGTGCCGCAACTGCGCGCGCTGCAGCCGCGGCTGACCATCAATGCCGCAGGCGGCATCCGCCCCGACAACGCCGCAGCGTTTGCCGCCAGCGGCGTGGACGTGCTCGTGACCTCCAGCCTGTACAACGCCAAGGCCGCCGACTTCGGCGCGGTGATGCAGCGGCTGTGAACTCTCTCGCGCCGCCGTCGAGAATGCGGTTCGCGGTGGCGGGGTCGGCCCCCGCCACGGATGCGCCGTCACATGCGCTGCAGGCCCATTCGCCGCCACAACCCCTTTTCGATCTCGATGGCGGCAAACACCGCCAGGCTCAGCCCCAGGATCATCGCCCACGACGACGGCGGCAGCGCCGCGCCGCCGAGCAGTGACTGCAGCGGCGGCGCATAGGTGAACGCCAGCTGCAGCAGCACCAGCAAAATGGCCACCGCCAGCGCCACCGGATTGCCGTGCAACAGGGTGCGATGCAGCGCCGAGGCGGTGTAGCTGCGCACCTGAAACAGATAGGCCAGTTCGGCGAAGGCCAGCATATTGACCGCTGCGGTGCGTGCAAGCTCAAGGCTGCTGCCGCGTGCCAGTTCCCATTCGAAAATACCGAAGGTTGTTGCACCCATCAGCAGGCTGACGAACCCGATGCGCACCAGCATGGAGCGGGTGATCAGCGGCTCGGCGGGTGAGCGCGGCGGCCGCTGCATGACGTCGATTTCGGGCGGCTCGAAGGCCAGCGCCAGCGACAGCGTGACCGCGGAGACCATGTTCACCCACAGGATCTGGCTGGCGGTGACCGGCAGGGCCAGTCCCGCCAGCAGGGCAAACAAAATCACGCCAGCCTCGCCGATATTCGTCGGCAGGATGAATAGCAGCGACTTCTTGATGTTGTCGAACACCGCGCGGCCTTCGCGCACGGCGCGGGCGATGGTGGCGAAGTTGTCATCGGTGAGAACCAGATCGGCGGCCTCGCGCGCGGCGTCTGTGCCTCGCCGCCCCATCGCCACGCCGATATCGGCGGCCTTGAGCGCCGGTGCGTCGTTCACGCCGTCGCCGGTCATGGCGACGAGTTCGCCGTCGGCCTGCAGCGCGCGCACCAACCGGAGTTTGTGTTCCGGGCTGGCGCGGGCGATGACGTCGGTCTGGAGCAAGGCGCGGCGCAAGGCGGCCTCATCGAGTGGGTCGATGCGTGCACCGTCGAGCGGCAACGCGGCATTCAGCCCGATCTGCGCACCGATGGCTGCGGCGGTTGCGGCGTGGTCGCCGGTGATCATTTTCACCCGCATTCCGGCACGCTGACACTCGGCCACTGCGGCAACGGCCTCATCGCGCGGCGGATCGATCAGGCCCGCCAGGCCCAGCAGGGTGAACCGCGGCGTGATGTCGGCGACGGTTAGTTGCGCCATGTCTGAGGCGGCTTCGCAGCGTGCCAGCGCCAGCACGCGCAAGCCCGATTGCGCTGCCCGCTCGATGGCCGCGAGCCAGTCGGACTGCACCACCGGCGCGCCATTCGCCTCCAGCGTGCACAAGGCGAGCACCTGTTCCGGCGCGCCCTTGAGCAGAATGAACGCCTTGCCCTGGGGGTCGCGATGCAGCGTGGCCATGTAGCGCAGTTCGGATTCGAAGGGGATGGCATCGACCCGCGGAAACTGCGCACACAGCGCCGCCCCGTCGAGACCGGCTTTGTAGGCCAGCGCCAGCAGCGCGCCCTCGGTGGGATCGCCGACGAGTTGCCATTGCTGCTGCGCATCTTGCTGCAATTGCGCGTCGTTGCACAGCAATGCGCAGGTGGCGAGCGCCTGCAGCGCGTCATGCTGCGCCGGATGGATTGGCTTGCCCGCGGAAGTGAACACGCCAATCGGCGCGTAGCCCGCGCCGCTGACGGCGAGTTCGCATCCCGTCAGCATGACCCGCACCGCGGTCATTTCGTTGCGGGTGAGCGTGCCGGTTTTGTCGGTGCAGATCACGGTGACCGAGCCCAGGGTTTCGACGGCGGGAAGGCGAAGCAGCACGGCGCGCTGACGCGCCATATTGCGCGTGCCGATCGCCAGCACGATGGTGACGATGGCCGGCAGGCCCTCGGGAATCGCCGCAACCGCGAGCCCGACCACGGCGAGAAACACATCGAACATGGGCATATGCCGCACGGCAACCCCAAAGGCGAAGGTCAGGGCGCTCAACAGCAGAATCACCCAGGTGATCTGGCGCGAAAAGCGGCCGAGGCGGCGCGTCAGCGGGGTTTCCAGCACGGCGGCCTCGCGCACCATATCGCCGATGCGGCCGATTTCCGTCGTGCGCCCGGTTTCCACCACCACACCCCGCCCCTGGCCGCAGCGCACTACGGTTCCGGCGTAGGCCATGCAGCGGCGTTCCGCCACGGGCGTTGCCTGGTCTACTGCTGCGGTGTCCTTCTCGGTGGCCACTGATTCGCCCGTCAGCGCAGATTCGTCGATGCGCAGTTTTTTGACCTACAGCAAGCGCAAGTCGGCTGGAACCCGGGCGCCGGATTCCAGCAATACCAGGTCACCGGGCACCAACTCGGACGCGTCGCACTCGGCATACACCCCGTCGCGCAGCACGGTGGCCCGGCTGGCGAGCATGGCGCGCACCGCGGCCAGCGCTTGCTCAGCCTTTCCCTCCTGCACAAAGCCGATCACGGCGTTGATCAGCACCACTCCCAAGATGACCGCGGTGTCCACATAGTCACGCAGCAGCAATGTGACCCACCCTGCGGCGAGCAACACATAAATCAGCGGATTATGAAATTGCAGCGCGAAGCGGAGCAAAGGGCCACGCCGGGGCGGGGCGGGCAGGCTATTGGGGCCCTGCTCACGCAGGCGCCGCCTGGCTTCGTCCGCGCTCAGGCCGCGCTGCGCATCGCTTTGCAAGGCCGCCAGCGCGTCAGTCGCTTCGCAAGCATGCCAGAGAGCGCCCCCAGGCCACCGCTTTGCAGCGGCCGCCCCCCGAGCGGCTTGCAAGCCGCCAGGTGGATAAGAAAACTGGGGGCGGCCCGGCGTTTTCTCATAAGGTTGTTCGGGAAGGGGCACGGGCGCTCGCTGATGGCCGGAATGCGCAAAGATTAGCAGCGCATATTCTGGGTTCGGATGACACCGCGCACACCTCTGCAAGCACCTTGTCACATCTTCTCACCGCTGTCGGCTTGCAGTCGCAGCACAATCAAAAAACGCAACTGCGCAACCGCGCGAGGAGACAACGATGTTCCAACTGAAGCGTTCATCAAAATCGCTCATTCCCGCACTCTGCATGACCGCCTTGGCGCTGTCAGCAGGCTCGGCCTTTGCCGCGACCGCACCGGCGGGCAAGTTCACCGCCACGGCCAAAGTCTCGTCGATCGACGAGGCCGCAGCGCAAGGCGCGCAAATTTTCGCCAACGACACCTTCGGCACCAAGCAGACCTGGGTGCCGGCCAACGCCTTCAGCAGCCATCTCATGACCTGCGCCGCCTGCCACACGGACGGCGGCAAAACCGAGGGCACGACCCCGGCGGGCGCTCACCTGCCCAGTCTGATCGGCGCAGCGGCCAACTATCCGAAATTCAAGGCCAAGAAGCACGCGGTCTACACCCTGGAGCGGCAGATTGTGCATTGCGTGCGCGCCGGCATCGTCGGCAAGCCCCCGGCGTATAACAGCCCGGAAATGATCGACCTCGTGGCCTATCTCACCCAGATCTCCAAGGGCGCCACCATGGGGCAGCAATTCAAGTGATTGGGCTGCGTCGAATCGTCATCGGCGGCGCGCTCGCCTGGGGAGCGGTTGCCGTAGCGTGGGCCGCTTCAGCTTCCGATATGCAAAAACTGGCCGAGTCGCAGGGCTGTTTTTCGTGCCACGCGATCAACCATAAGAAGGTCGGGCCGGCTTACACCGCGGTGGCGCAACGTTACGCTCACAACCCCAACGCCGCGGCCATTCTGCAAGACGCGATTCTCAACGGCCATCAAGGCACATGGGGCGTGATTCCGATGCCCGCTTACGCCCCGGACGGCTACCTTAACCCGCATCAGGCGCTCGATCTGGCGAAATGGATTCTGAGCCTCAAGCCCAAACCCTGAAAAGCGCGCGCAGCCGCGCGCGGCGCTTATTTTTTCTTGTGGCGATCTGGCACGAAGGTGACGATTT encodes the following:
- a CDS encoding TOBE domain-containing protein, which gives rise to MQTSARNHLQGKVHAVHDGAVNTEVVLDLGEGQHLVAIVTKDSAHRLGLAAGKSAWALVKASWPILVEGAAPATSARNTLCGTIKAVTTGAVNTEVVLGLKGGAELVVMITTGSEKTLGLKVGDAACALIKATHVILGVD
- the modA gene encoding molybdate ABC transporter substrate-binding protein yields the protein MGMTQFLRAISGALLFTLALGVAHAEKVTIVAASDLKFAMGDIVQAFEKAHPNDKIEVIYGSSGKFFSQIKQGAPYDLFFSADIKYPQELEKSGLAAGKVVPYAFGRIVLWSATMDASKMTLQSLTNPDIQHIAIANPKHAPYGKRAEEALKAAKVWDKVEPKLVFGENISHTAQLVETGNAQVGIIALSLALNPQLSSKGKYWLIPDNLHEPLEQAYVLTKRGESNPVAKAFAAYMNSPETSSVMKRYGFVLPDQAK
- the modB gene encoding molybdate ABC transporter permease subunit; its protein translation is MLLTAEDWQTIGLTAKLALTVTACLYIIGTPIAWWLGRTRSRLKGVIGAVVALPLVLPPSVLGFYLLLAMGPFGFIGRFTSWLGVHPLPFTFWGLVVASVFYSMPFMVQPLQNAFEAIGDKPLEAAATLRASPWDAFFTVALPMALPGILTSGILTFAHTVGEFGVVLMVGGNLPGETRVASVQIYDHVEALEYAGAHRLSAVMLAFSFLVLLLLYGWRPNPKKA
- the modC gene encoding molybdenum ABC transporter ATP-binding protein gives rise to the protein MAADTIDIDLTLRWPEFTLQVAQSLPGRGVTALFGHSGSGKTTLLRCVAGLERPRGKLHFKGQAWQDERRFLPPHQRPLGYVFQDANLFAHLSVLGNLRYGMKRAGRGDADIDPIIDLLGIGHLLPRRPALLSGGERQRVGIARALALQPQLLLMDEPLAALDLKRKLEILPYLERLHNELDIPMLYVTHAPAEVLRLADHVVMLGGGQVQASLPLREAVALPGSPLFAGQSHVAVLLGRAGAAEQGLRAFEVAGQTLRVPEDACSGCEPGRVMRLQVSARDVSVSLLQLPEVSINNQLQVRVVEIADAAHPVNVLVRLELGDGQILFAEITRASRERLELRPGLLVWALVKAVALAGDMMQ
- a CDS encoding sulfite exporter TauE/SafE family protein, which produces MTENHPIVGAARSAPCPTACAVRGFFTALAIGLLGGLVGLGGAEFRLPVLVGLFDLATLQAVIANKALSLLVVGVAIVARLHAVPLAVLLPHWPVVLNLLAGSLLGAWWAAGWAMRLPRKTLDGVLLVLLILLACTMAAEQVFGLRALPNLAQILSPWGHAALGIAAGLVIGLFAAVMGVAGGELLIPTIVLLWGLDLKLAGSLSLLVSLPTMIVGFARYRESAAFAVLRTHRALLLSMAAGSLLGALLGGLLLGVVPTDGLGLLLALILAVSAWKVFRHRRSS
- the modA gene encoding molybdate ABC transporter substrate-binding protein, producing MQIVLLTRRRLALGGLMALLPAARALAADPAGLLLMAGAGYKRPVEALCADFTRDTGIAVERSYGNLQQIFAQARASGRVDVLIGDADFIDHAKDLNLPQRQILGQGKLVLAWRRKLLGRRSPDPIIDPVRDLPEMQSITLPNPQQAIYGRAAEQWLKAKGLWAPLQDKLKIVQTVPQVSAYLTSGQIDAGFLNLTEVLAVKGQLGGYLELQPGADSYAPIDIVAAFPEQTVQPETAASRARFAQFLQSAQAQEILRRAGL
- a CDS encoding molybdate ABC transporter permease subunit translates to MSVLTPDAVKALWLSVQIALLALPAYAAAAVLLGYALQFGLRRPAWLDALITIPLVFPPVVIGFALLWLLGRESLLGRALQLVGVNFVFTFPGLLLAAFIAGLPLAVKTLQTALQTHPRVWHEVALTLGRGPVNVYLTMHLPIALPALLGGLLLALARGMGEVGISLMLGGNILGRTETLSLAIFNTVTTGDYAQAAWLSALLGGFSLVLFVAVRLLQNKELAKHDVLHPG
- the modD gene encoding ModD protein; this translates as MMYFTQADIDQLILEDLPLHDETTRALALPDVPGSLTYCARQPGVLAGLAPLLRLAQSLGLRPEPLATDGDTTAPGQAVLRLHGNAHALHMAWKQGMNLIEYLSGIASATRQMVDAARAGNPRIQVAGTRKAHPGARKLQHYAVLCGGGMVHRAGLSETILVFAQHRAFLPDLDAAQLVARAKAHSPEKFVLIEAESADDALVAARAGADGVQLDKMSPAQLTALVPQLRALQPRLTINAAGGIRPDNAAAFAASGVDVLVTSSLYNAKAADFGAVMQRL
- a CDS encoding cation transporting ATPase C-terminal domain-containing protein; its protein translation is MLAGLALPVTASQILWVNMVSAVTLSLALAFEPPEIDVMQRPPRSPAEPLITRSMLVRIGFVSLLMGATTFGIFEWELARGSSLELARTAAVNMLAFAELAYLFQVRSYTASALHRTLLHGNPVALAVAILLVLLQLAFTYAPPLQSLLGGAALPPSSWAMILGLSLAVFAAIEIEKGLWRRMGLQRM
- a CDS encoding c-type cytochrome; translated protein: MFQLKRSSKSLIPALCMTALALSAGSAFAATAPAGKFTATAKVSSIDEAAAQGAQIFANDTFGTKQTWVPANAFSSHLMTCAACHTDGGKTEGTTPAGAHLPSLIGAAANYPKFKAKKHAVYTLERQIVHCVRAGIVGKPPAYNSPEMIDLVAYLTQISKGATMGQQFK
- a CDS encoding c-type cytochrome, encoding MIGLRRIVIGGALAWGAVAVAWAASASDMQKLAESQGCFSCHAINHKKVGPAYTAVAQRYAHNPNAAAILQDAILNGHQGTWGVIPMPAYAPDGYLNPHQALDLAKWILSLKPKP